From the Candidatus Omnitrophota bacterium genome, the window TCGCCGAATACGGTCGGAATGGGATTGGAAAAAGCCGGCGTATCCGTAAAGGACGGCCGCATAATCGTCGACGGGTATTTAAAGACATCGGCCCCAAATATTTTCGCCAGCGGGGATTGCATCGGAAGATATAACCTCGCGCACGCCGCGTCGGCCGAGGGAAAGGCTGCCGCGCGAAACGCCCTCGGGAAAGAGGCGGCGATGGATTACGGGATAATGCCTGTTTGCGTCTATTCGTTCCCGGAGGCCGGGAGCGTAGGCCTGAACTCAGATGAGGCGGGTAATAAAGGATATGAGGCGGTAACCGGCCGCGCTTTCTTCGCGGGATCGGGAAGGGCACTCGCCCAGCGGGAAACGGAAGGCTTTGTAAAGTTGACGGCCGACAAAAAGACAGGCAAGATACTCGGGGCGCAGATATTGGGCTATAACGCGTCGGAACTCATTGGCATAATAAGCGTCGCCATAAAGGGCGGGCTATCCCTAAGAGACCTGGCCGATGTCGTCCAGCCGCATCCGGCTTTCTCCGAGGCGGTCCAGGAGGCTGCAGCAAATATATTGAGGCAGCCGAAATGATAGCCAAGCCCCGCTGGCTTAGAAGGGATATCGTATCCTCGCCGAAGATAGAGGAGACAAGAAAATTCCTCAGGGATTCTTCGGTCAACACCGTCTGCGAAAGCGCCAAATGCCCTAATTTATGCGAATGCTTCGGCAGGGGCGTGGCGACTTTTATAATTCTCGGCGATACCTGCACGAGAGGATGCAGGTTCTGCGCGGTAAATGAGGGGATCCCTTCCGCGCCTGACCGGGAAGAGCCTTCGAAAGTTTACGAGGCCGCCAGGAAATTAAACCTTAACTATATTGTCGTCACATCGGTCACAAGGGATGACCTCCCGGACGGGGGAGCGGCGCATTATGCCGCGACTGTCGGATACCTGCGCGAGAGATTAAGCGGCGTAAAAATAGAGGTCCTCGTCCCGGATTTCATGGGGCGGGCGGAGCATATCGATAAGGTATGCGGAGCGGGGATAGATGTCTTCGCGCATAATCTCGATACGGTCAGGAGGCTCCATAAAGCCGTCAAGCCGAAAAGCGATTACAATCTTTCGCTTACCGTATTGGGGAAAGCCAGGGATATATCGCGCGGCGGCATACCTACCAAGAGCGGCCTCATGCTCGGCCTCGGCGAGACAGAGGAAGAAGTGGTCTCAACGATGAAGGACCTGCGATGGGCGGGGTGCGATATTATCACTCTCGGGCAATACCTGAAGCCGTCCCTGGGCAAGACAGAGGAGCGTGAGTTTATATCTCCAAAAATGTTTGAAAAATACGAAGAAATAGCGTATAATTTAGGCTTTACAAGGGTGAGCTCAGGACCGTTTGTCAGGAGTTCCTATCATTCAACCTGTTAAGTCAATTTTGGGTCAAGGAGGAGGATATGGCAAAAGTCATATTGCCTGAAGTCGGAGAAGGGGCCCGGGAAGCCACCATATCTTACTGGCATTTCGAGGAAGGCGACAGGATAGAGGAAGGCGAAGACCTTGTGGAGATCGCCACGGACAAGTCCGCTATCAACGTGCCGGCTCCGTGCTCCGGAGTATTGACAGAAGTTTATTTTGAAGAAGGCGATATAGTCGAGGTCGGAGAAGTCCTCGCCAATATCGAAGAGGAAGAAGCGCTTTTTGAAGAGGAGGAATAAGTTAAATTAGATGCATGAAGCTAACAGGCTTAAAAGGTTACCGCTGTATCTTTTCACTATCCTTGACGAGCTGAAGGAGAAGGCCAAGTCCCAGGGCATGGAGGTCATAGACCTCGGCATGGGCAGTCCTGACCTTCCGCCGGCCCGCCATATAGTGGATGAATTATGCGAGCAGACCAAACACGTCGTCAACCACCGCTATTCCAGGCCTACCGGAGAAGTCGAGAAGGCCTTCAAGAAGGCGATAGCCGATTGGTATAAGACCAAGTTTAACGTGGATCTCGATCCCCGGACCGAAGTATTGCCTCTCATCGGTTCTAAGGAAGGCATCGCGAACTTATGCCTCACGTTCCTCAACAACGACGATATAGCCATAGTGCCGAGCCCGGGATATACCGTTCATTTTAACGGCCCGATCATGGCCGGGGGCATATTATACAGCTTGCCTATAAGCAAGGAGAACGGGTACAAGCCGGACTTAAAGAGCCTCGGCCGGGAGATCACCAGGATGGCCAAGATACTTTTCCTTAGCTATCCGCATAATCCCACCACAGCTGTCGCCGACCTGGCTTATCTTGAAAGCGTCGTCGATTGGGCGAAGGACAAGGATATAATAATAGCTTACGACAACGCCTATTCTGACTTTGTCTTTGAGGGGCCGCCTGCCCCGAGCATACTCCAGGTAAAAGGGGCTAAAGATAAATGCGTGGAGTTCCACACGCTGTCCAAGTCGTATAACATGGCGGGGTGGAGGATAGGCACGGTCGTAGGCAACTCCAACATCATACGCTCCCTTGAAAAGACGAAGAGCTACATAGACTTCGGCCTTTTCCGGCCGATACAATACGCCGCTATAAAGGCGTTGACCGGCCCTCAGGACTGCGTAAAGGAACTCGTTGCTACATATAAGAAGAGAAGGGATGTCTTTGTCGACGGGCTTAACAAGGCCGGTTGGGAGATCGACAAGCCGCAGGGGACTTTTTATGTCTGGGCCCACATCCCTCCCAAGTACAACGCTCTTACATCTATGGAATTTTGCGCGCTTCTGGTCGAGGAAGCGGGCGTCGTATCTTCCCCGGGGACGGGCTTCGGAGAATTCGGAGAAGGTTTCGTGAGGTTCGCCCTCGTGGAACCCGAAGACAAACTTAAGATAGCCGTCGACAGGATAAAGAGACTCCTGGAGAAGAAAGACTAAACGCATTCTTTAAGTTGCCGTACGATACGCCCGCCAGGATAACGGCGGGCGTATTTCATTGGAGGCCTATGTCGGCGAAGAAAAGGGTCCTGTTGCTTTATATCTCGGTCAACTCCGGGCACCAGAAGGCCGCGCTTGCCATCGAGAAGGCGCTGCGGCTTCTGACCCCCGAAGCGGAGATCCTTGCCGTAAACTCCTTCAATTACACGAACCCGCTCGTCGAGAAAGTCATAAACAGGACCTACCTGGGAGTGATAAAGAACAAGCCTGAAGTCTGGGAATATCTCTACGACAACCCGAAGGTCTTCCGGAGCTTGGGGAGATTGCGCGATTTCATACATAAATTCAATTCCGGGAAACTGAAGACCCTCCTCGATGAGTTCAAGCCGGACGTCATCGCCTGCACCCAAGCGTTCCCTTGCGGGATGATCGCGGATTATAAGACGTCATTCGGGTTGAAAGTGCCGCTTATCGGCGTGCTCACCGACTGCTACCCGCATTCCTACTGGTTCTTCGATTCGGTCGATCATTATATCGTCAACTCCGAGGCGGCGACAAAAAGACTGGTCGAACACGGCATCCCCAGGGAAAAGATAAAGGATTACGGCATCCCGATAGACCCGAAATTTACCGAGAAGGCCGATGACGAGGGAGTAAGGAAGAAACTCGGGCTTGATCCGGGATTGCCGACGGTCTTGATAATGGGCGGCAACCAGGGGCTCGGACCGCTCGCGGAACTCGTGAACGAGCTGAACAGGATATCGTGTCCCCTCCAGCTGATCGTCGTGGCCGGAAGCAATAAGCGGCTGTTTGACTGGCTGGAGAGGAGGAAACGGTCTCTAAGGTTCAAGACCGTTGTCTACGGCTATACTACGGAAGTATACGAGCTGATGTCGGTCTCGACGCTAATAGTGACTAAACCGGGCGGACTTACGATATCCGAAGCCCTTTCAAAGGATTTGCCGATCATAATCCTGAACCCG encodes:
- a CDS encoding aminotransferase class I/II-fold pyridoxal phosphate-dependent enzyme, with the protein product MHEANRLKRLPLYLFTILDELKEKAKSQGMEVIDLGMGSPDLPPARHIVDELCEQTKHVVNHRYSRPTGEVEKAFKKAIADWYKTKFNVDLDPRTEVLPLIGSKEGIANLCLTFLNNDDIAIVPSPGYTVHFNGPIMAGGILYSLPISKENGYKPDLKSLGREITRMAKILFLSYPHNPTTAVADLAYLESVVDWAKDKDIIIAYDNAYSDFVFEGPPAPSILQVKGAKDKCVEFHTLSKSYNMAGWRIGTVVGNSNIIRSLEKTKSYIDFGLFRPIQYAAIKALTGPQDCVKELVATYKKRRDVFVDGLNKAGWEIDKPQGTFYVWAHIPPKYNALTSMEFCALLVEEAGVVSSPGTGFGEFGEGFVRFALVEPEDKLKIAVDRIKRLLEKKD
- a CDS encoding biotin/lipoyl-containing protein, with product MAKVILPEVGEGAREATISYWHFEEGDRIEEGEDLVEIATDKSAINVPAPCSGVLTEVYFEEGDIVEVGEVLANIEEEEALFEEEE
- the lipA gene encoding lipoyl synthase, giving the protein MIAKPRWLRRDIVSSPKIEETRKFLRDSSVNTVCESAKCPNLCECFGRGVATFIILGDTCTRGCRFCAVNEGIPSAPDREEPSKVYEAARKLNLNYIVVTSVTRDDLPDGGAAHYAATVGYLRERLSGVKIEVLVPDFMGRAEHIDKVCGAGIDVFAHNLDTVRRLHKAVKPKSDYNLSLTVLGKARDISRGGIPTKSGLMLGLGETEEEVVSTMKDLRWAGCDIITLGQYLKPSLGKTEEREFISPKMFEKYEEIAYNLGFTRVSSGPFVRSSYHSTC
- a CDS encoding glycosyltransferase, with product MSAKKRVLLLYISVNSGHQKAALAIEKALRLLTPEAEILAVNSFNYTNPLVEKVINRTYLGVIKNKPEVWEYLYDNPKVFRSLGRLRDFIHKFNSGKLKTLLDEFKPDVIACTQAFPCGMIADYKTSFGLKVPLIGVLTDCYPHSYWFFDSVDHYIVNSEAATKRLVEHGIPREKIKDYGIPIDPKFTEKADDEGVRKKLGLDPGLPTVLIMGGNQGLGPLAELVNELNRISCPLQLIVVAGSNKRLFDWLERRKRSLRFKTVVYGYTTEVYELMSVSTLIVTKPGGLTISEALSKDLPIIILNPIPGQEAKNTEYLTNEGAAVKADSAADAALLTEMLLGNRSKLEHMRGNARRIAKPRSSTDIARLILECANS